Proteins found in one Drosophila busckii strain San Diego stock center, stock number 13000-0081.31 chromosome 2R, ASM1175060v1, whole genome shotgun sequence genomic segment:
- the LOC108595714 gene encoding uncharacterized protein LOC108595714, whose protein sequence is MLHELDLDAGSMTTATLELLEEPESAPQLRFYSVGPSSYRVRCPLCQQQAVTETVQMSGALGQLSCLLSAFSCCFPIFALSCVYMCLQSQLKSKRVFCSSCGGHLGFHWRPI, encoded by the exons ATGTTGCATGAACTGGATTTGGATGCGGGTTCCATGACCACAGCCACGTTGGAGCTGCTGGAGGAGCCGGAGTCGGCACCACAGTTGCGCTTCTATAGCGTCGGTCCAAGCTCTTATCGTGTGCGTTGTCCACTTTGCCAGCAACAAGCGGTCACGGAGACAGTGCAAATGTCCGGTGCTCTGGGTCAGCTGAGTTGCTTGCTCTCTGCGTTCTCCTG CTGCTTTCCCATATTTGCTCTGAGCTGCGTTTACATGTGTCTGCAGAGTCAACTGAAAAGCAAGCGCGtgttttgcagcagctgtggcggTCATCTGGGTTTCCATTGGCGCCCCATCTAA
- the LOC108595783 gene encoding uncharacterized protein LOC108595783 translates to MSRSLKFSLPPEQCAADLVEINLNTVGYGQTKQQSAHALDELLAPQSQLPLHRGYPYGYTDAESDAELYFCKKSNSTGELAEKVAAPTAPAAANISCLRQMYCPACHERLHEQGVRLERLLTLCCFALLPVYPCCMRRSNDDCKVICGKCGYSLGAWKRQ, encoded by the exons ATGAGCCGCTCATTGAAGTTCAGTCTGCCGCCAGAGCAATGCGCAGCGGATCTAGTGGAGATTAATTTGAATACTGTGGGCTATGGACAAACCAAGCAGCAGTCAGCGCATGCATTGGATGAGCTGCTAGCACCGCAATCCCAGCTGCCGCTGCATCGCGGCTATCCCTATGGTTACACCGATGCAGAATCCGATGCTGAGCTTTACTTTTGCAAAAAGTCCAATTCAACGGGAGAGCTGGCTGAGAAGGtagcagcgccaacagcacCGGCTGCTGCCAACATAAGCTGCTTGCGTCAAATGTATTGTCCTGCCTGCCACGAGCGGCTGCATGAACAGGGCGTGCGTCTGGAGCGGCTTTTAACGCTTTG CTGCTTTGCCTTGCTGCCTGTCTATCCGTGTTGCATGCGTCGCTCCAATGATGACTGCAAGGttatttgtggcaagtgcgGCTATTCACTTGGCGCCTGGAAGCGGCAATGA